One stretch of Uranotaenia lowii strain MFRU-FL unplaced genomic scaffold, ASM2978415v1 HiC_scaffold_56, whole genome shotgun sequence DNA includes these proteins:
- the LOC129760299 gene encoding uncharacterized protein LOC129760299 isoform X1, whose product MTSTKTSLHPLLSSEFPVSTIVPGKLSPLRKASSPYSGGGSNSAVPSSAVRIRYAKSPISKVSRNNTFIAPSRRSEQREPDGQDLLVHLLPDDDDAKTRLGKTKCSSAGAVEGKREPQQLVDDHVVVDIFKGATLKFSEGSEEDQLKPSDTATSSVIEKSSPPVNKKVPRRLPVQSKSNMSRSIKAQRCLIGTSDAKTIKFLLKLTTKSYFEALKFEIDRLKENDRKMQEQTSSHARSIIALISRGIELDRKMEQLQNQSTSAMQDAQEKDNKRQEAIKTMSAELNEMKSVCNLLLTSIEKDHQLKELAQKLQISEQFEQKKESRKAAETKIERKKSMSRNLSRKSLSKKNPKKQNTTRAKSESLINQYKSIKHLHPIGTQKQKDSKVASVKSKSDWSSVSRMSTITTGSDMLTDLEFSSSEGSRKLKPNPPQSSEVAVRAPNLAESKNEEKRKTSIFRIFCCGKRSKKMKSKFNKKA is encoded by the exons ATGACCTCTACCAAAACAAGCCTCCACCCATTATTGTCCAGTGAATTTCCCGTTTCGACAATTGTGCCTGGCAAATTATCGCCCCTCAGGAAAGCGTCTTCGCCATATAGCGGGGGCGGCTCAAACTCTGCGGTGCCGTCTTCGGCAGTCAGGATTCGTTACGCCAAATCTCCAATATCCAAAGTTTCTAGGAATAATACCTTCATAGCGCCTTCGAGACGTTCCGAGCAACGGGAACCGGATGGGCAGGACTTGCTCGTGCATTTGCTACCGGACGATGACGATGCCAAGACACGCCTGGGCAAAACGAAATGTTCCAGTGCCGGTGCCGTCGAGGGAAAGCGGGAACCGCAGCAGCTAGTCGATGATCACGTGGTAGTCGACATTTTCAAGGGAGCCACGTTGAAGTTTTCGG AAGGCTCGGAAGAAGATCAACTAAAACCTTCGGATACGGCCACGTCCtcagttattgaaaaatcttctcCTCCGGTCAACAAAAAAGTCCCCAGGCGATTACCAGTGCAGAGCAAATCTAACATGAGTCGGTCCATAAAGGCCCAGCGTTGTCTCATTGGAACGTCGGATGCCAAAACGATCAAATTCCTTCTGAAACTAACCACCAAAAGTTACTTTGAGgcacttaaatttgaaatcgatcGGCTGAAGGAAAACGATCGCAAAATGCAAGAACAAACCAGCTCGCATGCACGGTCAATCATCGCTCTGATAAGCAGGGGCATCGAGTTGGATCGCAAGATGGAACAATTACAAAATCAAAGCACCAGTGCCATGCAAGATGCGCAGGAGAAAGATAACAAACGGCAGGAGGCAATTAAAACTATGAGCGCAGAACTCAACGAAATGAA ATCGGTTTGCAACTTACTGTTGACAAGCATAGAGAAAGATCACCAGCTGAAGGAGTTGGCGCAAAAACTACAGATTTCGGAACAGTTTGAACAGAAAAAAGAAAGCAGAAAAGCGGCTGAAACTAAAATAGAGCGCAAAAAGAGTATGTCGCGCAATTTGTCAAGAAAGTCTTTATCAaagaaaaatcccaaaaaacaaaacacaacacGAGCCAAAAGTGAATCTCTCATCAACCAATACAAATCGATCAAGCATCTTCACCCGATAGGGACACAAAAGCAGAAGGACAGCAAGGTTGCTTCGGTGAAATCCAAAAGCGACTGGTCTTCGGTATCTCGAATGTCAACCATCACCACGGGCTCCGATATGCTAACCGACCTTGAATTCTCCAGTAGCGAAGGTTCgcgaaaattaaaaccaaaccCACCGCAGTCGAGTGAAGTAGCAGTACGAG CGCCAAATTTAGCAGAAAGCAAGAAcgaagaaaaacgaaaaactagTATATTCAGAATTTTTTGTTGTGGAAAACGGTCCAAAAAAATGAAgagcaaatttaataaaaaagctTAA
- the LOC129760299 gene encoding uncharacterized protein LOC129760299 isoform X2, translating into MTSTKTSLHPLLSSEFPVSTIVPGKLSPLRKASSPYSGGGSNSAVPSSAVRIRYAKSPISKVSRNNTFIAPSRRSEQREPDGQDLLVHLLPDDDDAKTRLGKTKCSSAGAVEGKREPQQLVDDHVVVDIFKGATLKFSGSEEDQLKPSDTATSSVIEKSSPPVNKKVPRRLPVQSKSNMSRSIKAQRCLIGTSDAKTIKFLLKLTTKSYFEALKFEIDRLKENDRKMQEQTSSHARSIIALISRGIELDRKMEQLQNQSTSAMQDAQEKDNKRQEAIKTMSAELNEMKSVCNLLLTSIEKDHQLKELAQKLQISEQFEQKKESRKAAETKIERKKSMSRNLSRKSLSKKNPKKQNTTRAKSESLINQYKSIKHLHPIGTQKQKDSKVASVKSKSDWSSVSRMSTITTGSDMLTDLEFSSSEGSRKLKPNPPQSSEVAVRAPNLAESKNEEKRKTSIFRIFCCGKRSKKMKSKFNKKA; encoded by the exons ATGACCTCTACCAAAACAAGCCTCCACCCATTATTGTCCAGTGAATTTCCCGTTTCGACAATTGTGCCTGGCAAATTATCGCCCCTCAGGAAAGCGTCTTCGCCATATAGCGGGGGCGGCTCAAACTCTGCGGTGCCGTCTTCGGCAGTCAGGATTCGTTACGCCAAATCTCCAATATCCAAAGTTTCTAGGAATAATACCTTCATAGCGCCTTCGAGACGTTCCGAGCAACGGGAACCGGATGGGCAGGACTTGCTCGTGCATTTGCTACCGGACGATGACGATGCCAAGACACGCCTGGGCAAAACGAAATGTTCCAGTGCCGGTGCCGTCGAGGGAAAGCGGGAACCGCAGCAGCTAGTCGATGATCACGTGGTAGTCGACATTTTCAAGGGAGCCACGTTGAAGTTTTCGG GCTCGGAAGAAGATCAACTAAAACCTTCGGATACGGCCACGTCCtcagttattgaaaaatcttctcCTCCGGTCAACAAAAAAGTCCCCAGGCGATTACCAGTGCAGAGCAAATCTAACATGAGTCGGTCCATAAAGGCCCAGCGTTGTCTCATTGGAACGTCGGATGCCAAAACGATCAAATTCCTTCTGAAACTAACCACCAAAAGTTACTTTGAGgcacttaaatttgaaatcgatcGGCTGAAGGAAAACGATCGCAAAATGCAAGAACAAACCAGCTCGCATGCACGGTCAATCATCGCTCTGATAAGCAGGGGCATCGAGTTGGATCGCAAGATGGAACAATTACAAAATCAAAGCACCAGTGCCATGCAAGATGCGCAGGAGAAAGATAACAAACGGCAGGAGGCAATTAAAACTATGAGCGCAGAACTCAACGAAATGAA ATCGGTTTGCAACTTACTGTTGACAAGCATAGAGAAAGATCACCAGCTGAAGGAGTTGGCGCAAAAACTACAGATTTCGGAACAGTTTGAACAGAAAAAAGAAAGCAGAAAAGCGGCTGAAACTAAAATAGAGCGCAAAAAGAGTATGTCGCGCAATTTGTCAAGAAAGTCTTTATCAaagaaaaatcccaaaaaacaaaacacaacacGAGCCAAAAGTGAATCTCTCATCAACCAATACAAATCGATCAAGCATCTTCACCCGATAGGGACACAAAAGCAGAAGGACAGCAAGGTTGCTTCGGTGAAATCCAAAAGCGACTGGTCTTCGGTATCTCGAATGTCAACCATCACCACGGGCTCCGATATGCTAACCGACCTTGAATTCTCCAGTAGCGAAGGTTCgcgaaaattaaaaccaaaccCACCGCAGTCGAGTGAAGTAGCAGTACGAG CGCCAAATTTAGCAGAAAGCAAGAAcgaagaaaaacgaaaaactagTATATTCAGAATTTTTTGTTGTGGAAAACGGTCCAAAAAAATGAAgagcaaatttaataaaaaagctTAA
- the LOC129760299 gene encoding uncharacterized protein LOC129760299 isoform X3, giving the protein MTSTKTSLHPLLSSEFPVSTIVPGKLSPLRKASSPYSGGGSNSAVPSSAVRIRYAKSPISKVSRNNTFIAPSRRSEQREPDGQDLLVHLLPDDDDAKTRLGKTKCSSAGAVEGKREPQQLVDDHVVVDIFKGATLKFSEGSEEDQLKPSDTATSSVIEKSSPPVNKKVPRRLPVQSKSNMSRSIKAQRCLIGTSDAKTIKFLLKLTTKSYFEALKFEIDRLKENDRKMQEQTSSHARSIIALISRGIELDRKMEQLQNQSTSAMQDAQEKDNKRQEAIKTMSAELNEMKSVCNLLLTSIEKDHQLKELAQKLQISEQFEQKKESRKAAETKIERKKSMSRNLSRKSLSKKNPKKQNTTRAKSESLINQYKSIKHLHPIGTQKQKDSKVASVKSKSDWSSVSRMSTITTGSDMLTDLEFSSSEGSRKLKPNPPQSSEVAVREPIFFSAKFSRKQERRKTKN; this is encoded by the exons ATGACCTCTACCAAAACAAGCCTCCACCCATTATTGTCCAGTGAATTTCCCGTTTCGACAATTGTGCCTGGCAAATTATCGCCCCTCAGGAAAGCGTCTTCGCCATATAGCGGGGGCGGCTCAAACTCTGCGGTGCCGTCTTCGGCAGTCAGGATTCGTTACGCCAAATCTCCAATATCCAAAGTTTCTAGGAATAATACCTTCATAGCGCCTTCGAGACGTTCCGAGCAACGGGAACCGGATGGGCAGGACTTGCTCGTGCATTTGCTACCGGACGATGACGATGCCAAGACACGCCTGGGCAAAACGAAATGTTCCAGTGCCGGTGCCGTCGAGGGAAAGCGGGAACCGCAGCAGCTAGTCGATGATCACGTGGTAGTCGACATTTTCAAGGGAGCCACGTTGAAGTTTTCGG AAGGCTCGGAAGAAGATCAACTAAAACCTTCGGATACGGCCACGTCCtcagttattgaaaaatcttctcCTCCGGTCAACAAAAAAGTCCCCAGGCGATTACCAGTGCAGAGCAAATCTAACATGAGTCGGTCCATAAAGGCCCAGCGTTGTCTCATTGGAACGTCGGATGCCAAAACGATCAAATTCCTTCTGAAACTAACCACCAAAAGTTACTTTGAGgcacttaaatttgaaatcgatcGGCTGAAGGAAAACGATCGCAAAATGCAAGAACAAACCAGCTCGCATGCACGGTCAATCATCGCTCTGATAAGCAGGGGCATCGAGTTGGATCGCAAGATGGAACAATTACAAAATCAAAGCACCAGTGCCATGCAAGATGCGCAGGAGAAAGATAACAAACGGCAGGAGGCAATTAAAACTATGAGCGCAGAACTCAACGAAATGAA ATCGGTTTGCAACTTACTGTTGACAAGCATAGAGAAAGATCACCAGCTGAAGGAGTTGGCGCAAAAACTACAGATTTCGGAACAGTTTGAACAGAAAAAAGAAAGCAGAAAAGCGGCTGAAACTAAAATAGAGCGCAAAAAGAGTATGTCGCGCAATTTGTCAAGAAAGTCTTTATCAaagaaaaatcccaaaaaacaaaacacaacacGAGCCAAAAGTGAATCTCTCATCAACCAATACAAATCGATCAAGCATCTTCACCCGATAGGGACACAAAAGCAGAAGGACAGCAAGGTTGCTTCGGTGAAATCCAAAAGCGACTGGTCTTCGGTATCTCGAATGTCAACCATCACCACGGGCTCCGATATGCTAACCGACCTTGAATTCTCCAGTAGCGAAGGTTCgcgaaaattaaaaccaaaccCACCGCAGTCGAGTGAAGTAGCAGTACGAG AGCCAATCTTTTTCAGCGCCAAATTTAGCAGAAAGCAAGAAcgaagaaaaacgaaaaactag
- the LOC129760297 gene encoding xanthine dehydrogenase: MDDILNHFNDSQPLVFFVNGKKVTESSPDPDCTLLVYLRDKLGLVGTKLGCAEGGCGACTVMVSKIDRTTKRVSNVAVNACLTPVCAVHGMAVTTVEGIGSTRTRLHPVQERIAKAHGSQCGFCTPGIVMSMYALLRESPSPSMKELEIAFQGNLCRCTGYRPIIEGYKTFTKEYGTCAMGDKCCKNQNGASNGCGVEVDDKLFEVSEFTPYDPTQEPIFPPELKLSNALDTGALVFRSGTTSWYRPTELKHLLALKKRYPTMKIIVGNTEVGVEVKFKHFEYPVLATPIQISEMNRIDKLDDGIRFGASVTLVEMEKVLKDEIQVRPEHETRLYRAIVNMLHWFAGKQIRNVAAVGGNIMTGSPISDLNPIFMAAGIELEVASLDKGTRKVRMGDGFFTGYRRNVILPEEVLVSLVIPKTNKDYHFVAYKQAKRRDDDIAIVNGAFKIVFEPNMDIVKEIHLAYGGLAPTTILAKKTALAMVGQKWDKNLIESVNDLLVAEIPLDPSAPGGMILYRRSLSLSLFFKTFISVSNALASTISSHKPIDERQRSGADTFHTLPPKSAQLFEKVSSAQPITDPIRRPKVHASAFKQVTGEAVYCDDIPKYKNELYLAVVTSSRAHAKILEMDTTEALAMDGVHRFFTAADLTEEQNQCGPVFHDEYVFYKDIVTSQGQIIGAIVADNQMTAQKAARKVKVTYEDLSPIVITIEDAISKESFYPGYPKTIEQGDIEKGFKQAHRIIEGDCRLGGQEHFYLETQACVAVPKDSDEIEVFSSSQHPTEIQQHVAHALGIASCKVVSRVKRLGGGFGGKESRAAMLAVPVALAAYKLHRPVRCMLDRDEDMAISGTRHPFYFTYKVGVSKEGQLLAADFKAYNNAGYSMDLSFSVLERSMFHIQNAYKIPNLRVRGWVCKTNLPSNTAFRGFGGPQGMLAAETMMHHVARALGRDYVKLAELNMYNEGDKTHYNEVIENCNVRKCWTEVIKSSDFENRRVEVEQFNAEHRWRKRGISVVPTMFGIAFTAVHLNQSGALIHVYQDGAVLLSHGGTEMGQGLHTKMIQVAATTLNIPFEMIHISETSTDKVPNTPPTAASAGSDLNGMAVLNACKIINERLEPYKKQYPDKDWKFWVTKAYFDRVSLSTTGFYATPGIGYDFGTNSGNPFNYFTFGAACSEIEIDCLTGDHQVIRTDIVMDLGSSINPAIDIGQIEGGFMQGYGLFTLEEMVYSPTGTVYSRGPGVYKIPGFADIPGVFNVSLLTGAPNPRAVYSSKAVGEPPLFLASSVFFAIREAISAARKEENASDDFNLVSPATSARIRLACQDRITLKFTEPDPATFTPWNVMP; encoded by the exons ACCAGAACTCGGCTGCATCCGGTACAGGAACGGATTGCCAAGGCACATGGTTCCCAGTGTGGTTTCTGTACCCCGGGAATTGTGATGTCAATGTACGCCCTGTTGCGTGAATCTCCGTCGCCCTCGATGAAGGAACTGGAAATAGCGTTTCAGGGGAATCTGTGCCGGTGCACGGGGTACAGACCGATCATCGAAGGCTACAAAACGTTTACTAAAGAGTACGGTACCTGTGCAATGGGTGATAAatgttgcaaaaatcaaaaCGGAGCTTCCAATGGGTGCGGTGTAGAAGTCGATGATAAACTGTTTGAAGTAAGCGAGTTCACGCCGTACGATCCTACGCAGGAGCCAATTTTCCCACCAGAACTGAAACTATCGAACGCATTAGATACGGGGGCATTGGTTTTTCGATCTGGGACGACCAGCTGGTATAGACCGACGGAACTGAAACACCTGTTGGCGTTGAAGAAGCGATATCCTACGATGAAAATTATTGTCGGCAATACGGAAGTTGGGGTTGAGGTGAAATTCAAACATTTCGAGTACCCTGTGCTCGCCACACCAATCCAGATTTCGGAAATGAATCGCATAGACAAGTTGGACGATGGTATTCGCTTTGGGGCTTCCGTAACTCTGGTAGAAATGGAAAAAGTTTTGAAGGACGAAATCCAAGTACGACCTGAGCATGAGACACGATTGTATCGGGCAATCGTCAATATGCTGCACTGGTTCGCTGGCAAACAGATTAGGAACGTGGCAGCTGTGGGTGGTAACATAATGACGGGAAGCCCAATTTCGgatttgaatccaatttttatgGCAGCTGGAATCGA GTTAGAGGTAGCTAGTTTGGACAAAGGAACACGTAAAGTACGCATGGGTGATGGATTCTTCACCGGGTATCGTCGAAACGTGATTCTACCGGAAGAGGTTCTCGTTTCGTTGGTCATTCCAAAAACCAACAAGGACTACCACTTCGTGGCCTACAAGCAAGCGAAGAGACGCGACGATGACATAGCAATTGTGAATGGGGcatttaaaatagttttcgaACCTAACATGGACATCGTGAAAGAAATTCATCTTGCCTATGGTGGTTTGGCTCCCACAACTATTTTAGCTAAGAAAACAGCCTTGGCTATGGTTGGCCAAAAATGGGATAAGAACCTTATTGAATCAGTAAACGATCTGTTGGTCGCTGAGATTCCCTTGGACCCAAGTGCACCGGGAGGAATGATTTTGTATCGCCGATCGCTGAGCTTAAGTTTGTTCTTCAAAACATTCATCAGCGTGAGTAATGCGCTCGCTTCGACTATATCTTCTCATAAACCGATAGACGAACGTCAAAGAAGTGGCGCTGATACTTTCCACACATTGCCTCCCAAAAGCGCTCAACTGTTCGAGAAGGTTTCTTCAGCGCAGCCGATCACGGATCCGATTCGTCGACCGAAAGTTCACGCATCGGCATTCAAGCAAGTTACCGGAGAAGCTGTGTATTGCGATGATATTCCAAAGTATAAAAACGAGCTGTACCTAGCAGTTGTTACCAGTAGCAGGGCTCATGCAAAAATTTTAGAGATGGATACAACGGAAGCACTCGCTATGGACGGAGTTCATAGATTTTTCACCGCAGCTGATCTTACTGAGGAACAGAATCAATGTGGTCCCGTATTTCACGATGAATACGTTTTCTACAAAGACATCGTTACCAGTCAGGGACAGATTATCGGGGCAATCGTTGCCGATAATCAAATGACAGCTCAGAAAGCAGCAAGAAAAGTTAAAGTTACATACGAAGATTTATCACCTATTGTTATAACGATCGAAGATGCCATCAGTAAGGAATCGTTCTATCCGGGTTATCCCAAAACGATTGAACAAGGGGACATTGAAAAGGGTTTCAAACAGGCTCATCGGATCATCGAAGGTGACTGCCGCTTGGGTGGACAAGAGCACTTCTATCTGGAAACTCAGGCCTGCGTTGCCGTTCCAAAGGATTCGGATGAGATTGAGGTTTTCAGTTCGTCACAACATCCGACGGAAATTCAGCAGCACGTGGCACATGCCTTAGGTATCGCTTCCTGCAAGGTTGTTTCGAGGGTCAAGCGATTGGGAGGTGGATTCGGTGGCAAAGAATCACGCGCAGCTATGCTAGCAGTTCCGGTTGCTTTGGCGGCTTACAAACTCCACCGTCCGGTGCGCTGCATGTTGGATCGGGATGAAGATATGGCCATCAGCGGAACACGCCATCCGTTTTATTTTACCTACAAGGTTGGTGTCAGCAAGGAAGGTCAACTGTTGGCCGCCGATTTCAAAGCTTACAACAATGCGGGATATTCGATGGATTTGTCTTTTTCG GTGTTGGAGCGTTCTATGTTCCACATTCAGAACGCTTACAAGATACCGAATCTGCGCGTTCGAGGATGGGTTTGCAAGACCAATCTTCCATCGAATACGGCATTCCGAGGATTCGGTGGTCCCCAGGGGATGCTGGCGGCCGAAACAATGATGCATCACGTGGCCCGTGCGCTGGGTCGAGATTACGTGAAGCTCGCCGAGCTGAATATGTACAACGAAGGCGACAAAACGCACTACAACGAGGTCATTGAGAATTGCAATGTTCGCAA ATGCTGGACGGAGGTGATCAAATCGTCGGACTTTGAGAACCGTCGAGTCGAAGTGGAGCAGTTCAATGCTGAGCACCGTTGGAGAAAACGCGGCATCAGCGTGGTGCCGACCATGTTCGGTATTGCCTTTACTGCGGTACATCTGAACCAGTCCGGTGCGCTCATTCATGTTTACCAGGATGGTGCGGTACTGTTGTCGCATGGGGGAACCGAAATGGGCCAAGGCCTGCATACCAAAATGATACAGGTAGCGGCCACGACGCTCAATATACCCTTCGAAATGATACACATTTCAGAAACCTCAACGGATAAGGTTCCCAATACTCCACCGACCGCTGCCAGTGCCGGTtcggatctgaacggaatggcTGTACTCAATGCGTGTAAAATCATCAACGAACGGCTGGAACCGTACAAAAAGCAATACCCTGATAAGGACTGGAAGTTTTGGGTTACCAAAGCATATTTTGATCGCGTTTCCTTATCAACAACTGGTTTCTACGCTACGCCTGGTATCGGATATGATTTCGGTACAAACTCTGGAAATCCGTTCAACTATTTCACATTTGGAGCAGCTTGTTCAGAAATAGAAATTGATTGCTTAACTGGCGATCATCAGGTTATTCGAACGGATATTGTGATGGATTTGGGATCTAGTATCAACCCGGCAATCGATATCGGGCAAATAGAAGGAGGATTCATGCAAGGTTATGGACTATTTACCTTAGAAGAAATGGTTTATTCCCCAACGGGTACGGTGTACTCCCGGGGCCCTGGTGTCTACAAGATACCTGGATTCGCAGACATTCCTGGAGTGTTTAACGTTTCGCTTCTGACGGGAGCCCCTAATCCTCGAGCGGTTTACTCTTCGAAGGCTGTTGGTGAGCCACCTCTATTTCTGGCATCTTCAGTGTTCTTCGCCATTCGCGAAGCTATATCGGCAGCTAGGAAAGAAGAGAACGCTTCGGACGACTTCAATCTGGTTTCACCAGCGACATCCGCCCGGATTCGTTTAGCTTGTCAGGATAGAATAACCCTTAAG tttacgGAACCAGATCCAGCAACTTTTACACCCTGGAACGTGATGCCTTAG